Proteins encoded in a region of the Paenibacillus sp. W2I17 genome:
- a CDS encoding Fur family transcriptional regulator, producing the protein MLSTEQIISTMSSQGLRITDQRKTLARLFAESPGYLTPKDVYEYMGKTYSGLSFDTVYRNLRVMQELGVLEQVIFEDGVKFKAHCSEDHHHHHMICLKCQKTYPIIFCPMQLADAPEQFQVVDHKFEVFGYCKDCAEHAPAKAASGHQHAHGKH; encoded by the coding sequence ATGCTGTCGACAGAACAGATTATTTCGACCATGTCCTCACAGGGGCTTCGCATTACCGATCAGCGGAAAACACTGGCCCGGTTATTTGCCGAGTCTCCCGGGTATCTTACACCCAAGGACGTCTATGAATATATGGGTAAGACTTATAGCGGACTGAGTTTTGACACAGTATATCGTAATTTGCGGGTGATGCAGGAACTGGGTGTACTGGAACAGGTCATCTTCGAAGATGGCGTTAAATTCAAAGCACACTGTAGTGAAGATCATCATCACCATCATATGATCTGTCTGAAGTGTCAGAAGACATATCCAATTATTTTTTGCCCGATGCAGCTTGCGGATGCGCCTGAGCAATTTCAGGTTGTGGACCACAAGTTTGAGGTATTTGGATATTGCAAGGACTGTGCTGAGCATGCTCCGGCCAAAGCGGCATCGGGACATCAACACGCTCATGGGAAGCACTGA
- the yidD gene encoding membrane protein insertion efficiency factor YidD, producing the protein MKLSRRIAQAPIRVYRNYISPLTPPTCRFYPSCSAYAMEAIEVHGALKGSLLTAKRIAKCHPFHPGGVDLVPPKAEKSMMVSE; encoded by the coding sequence ATGAAGTTATCGCGCAGAATTGCACAGGCACCCATTCGGGTGTACCGCAACTATATCTCTCCATTAACACCGCCAACATGTCGGTTCTATCCGAGCTGTTCGGCTTACGCTATGGAGGCGATTGAAGTGCACGGTGCGCTCAAAGGCTCGTTGTTAACAGCGAAACGTATTGCCAAATGTCACCCGTTTCATCCAGGTGGAGTGGATCTGGTGCCACCAAAGGCGGAGAAATCCATGATGGTATCGGAGTAA
- the metG gene encoding methionine--tRNA ligase has translation MKQEHLKEEKSFMADQKTFYLTTPIYYPSDKLHIGHAYTTVAGDAMVRYKRLRGYDAHYLTGTDEHGQKIERKAQEKGQTPQAFIDDIVVGIKELWNKLDISNDDFIRTTEERHKTIVQDIFDRLLKQGDIYKGEYEGWYSIPDETYYTETQLVDVEKNEKGEIISAKSPDSGHPVELVKEESYFFRMSKYADRLLKYYEENPGFIQPESRKNEMINNFIKPGLEDLAVSRTTFEWGVKVKGDPKHVVYVWIDALSNYITALGYGSSDASLYNKFWPADVHLVGKEIVRFHTIYWPIMLMALDLPLPKKVFAHGWLLMKDGKMSKSKGNVVDPVTLIDRYGLDALRYYLLREVPFGSDGTFTPESFVERVNSDLANDLGNLLNRTVAMVDKYFEGKAPAFASNVTEFDASLEEAGHATVEKVEQAMENLQFSVALTAISQFVSRTNKYIDETQPWALARDEAKRDELASVMAHLIESLRIASILLQPFLTRAPHKIWAQLGIQEGELTAWDTAKQWGLVPTGNALQKGDPIFPRLDSEQEIAYISEAMTGGQKAAEPEASQADAGASAAVEPVTAPEGTEEIGIDDFAKVELRVAQVIACEPVKKADKLLKLQLDLGYEQRQVVSGIAKFYSPEEMVGRKVICVTNLKPVKLRGELSQGMILAASHGDQLTLATVPDNMPNGAQVK, from the coding sequence ATGAAGCAGGAACATTTGAAGGAGGAGAAGTCATTCATGGCTGACCAAAAAACATTTTATCTGACAACCCCGATTTATTATCCGAGTGACAAATTGCATATTGGGCATGCGTATACAACTGTGGCGGGAGATGCGATGGTTCGTTACAAGCGTCTACGCGGTTACGATGCTCATTATCTGACAGGAACCGATGAACATGGCCAGAAGATTGAGCGCAAGGCACAAGAGAAAGGACAGACACCGCAAGCTTTTATCGACGATATCGTTGTGGGGATCAAGGAACTGTGGAACAAGTTGGACATTTCCAATGACGACTTTATCCGTACAACCGAAGAGCGTCACAAAACCATTGTTCAGGATATCTTTGACCGTTTGCTGAAACAGGGAGATATCTACAAAGGTGAGTACGAAGGATGGTACAGCATTCCGGATGAGACGTATTACACGGAGACTCAACTGGTGGATGTAGAGAAGAATGAGAAGGGTGAGATTATCTCGGCCAAGAGCCCTGATAGCGGACACCCGGTTGAATTGGTCAAAGAAGAATCCTACTTCTTCCGTATGAGCAAATATGCAGATCGTTTGTTGAAATATTATGAAGAGAACCCAGGCTTTATTCAGCCGGAATCCCGTAAGAACGAGATGATCAACAACTTCATCAAGCCAGGCCTTGAAGATTTGGCCGTATCGCGGACTACATTTGAATGGGGCGTCAAAGTTAAAGGCGATCCAAAACACGTCGTTTACGTGTGGATTGATGCGTTGTCCAACTATATTACAGCTCTGGGCTACGGTTCATCCGATGCATCACTGTATAACAAGTTCTGGCCTGCGGATGTACATCTGGTAGGGAAAGAAATTGTTCGTTTCCATACGATCTACTGGCCAATTATGTTGATGGCATTGGATCTGCCTTTACCGAAGAAAGTCTTTGCACATGGCTGGTTGTTGATGAAAGATGGCAAGATGTCCAAGTCAAAAGGCAATGTCGTTGATCCAGTGACTCTGATTGATCGTTACGGTCTCGATGCACTGCGTTATTACCTGCTGCGTGAAGTACCGTTTGGTTCCGATGGTACATTTACACCGGAGAGCTTCGTAGAGCGTGTTAACTCCGACCTCGCGAACGATCTGGGTAACCTGTTGAATCGTACAGTTGCCATGGTGGACAAATATTTTGAAGGCAAAGCCCCGGCGTTTGCTTCGAATGTAACGGAATTTGATGCTTCGCTGGAAGAAGCAGGCCATGCTACAGTGGAAAAAGTGGAACAGGCCATGGAAAACCTGCAGTTTTCCGTAGCACTGACAGCGATCAGCCAGTTTGTCAGCCGCACCAACAAATATATTGATGAGACGCAGCCATGGGCGCTGGCTCGTGATGAAGCAAAACGCGATGAATTGGCATCCGTTATGGCTCACCTGATCGAAAGCTTGCGAATTGCTTCGATTCTGTTGCAACCGTTCCTGACACGTGCTCCTCATAAAATCTGGGCACAGCTCGGTATTCAGGAAGGTGAACTTACGGCTTGGGATACAGCCAAGCAATGGGGTCTGGTTCCAACTGGAAACGCATTGCAAAAAGGTGATCCAATCTTCCCGCGTTTGGATTCCGAACAGGAGATTGCTTATATCTCCGAAGCGATGACTGGTGGCCAAAAAGCAGCAGAGCCTGAAGCAAGTCAAGCAGATGCTGGAGCTTCAGCAGCTGTTGAACCGGTAACTGCACCTGAAGGTACGGAAGAGATCGGGATTGACGATTTTGCTAAAGTTGAACTGCGTGTGGCGCAAGTCATTGCCTGCGAACCGGTTAAAAAAGCGGATAAGTTGCTGAAATTGCAGCTCGATCTCGGTTATGAGCAGCGTCAGGTCGTATCTGGGATTGCGAAGTTCTATTCACCAGAAGAGATGGTTGGACGCAAAGTTATCTGTGTGACGAACCTCAAACCAGTGAAACTTCGTGGTGAACTGTCTCAGGGCATGATCCTTGCAGCATCCCATGGCGACCAACTAACACTGGCTACAGTACCGGACAATATGCCTAATGGCGCACAAGTGAAATAA
- a CDS encoding metal ABC transporter solute-binding protein, Zn/Mn family, translated as MTFYKVQHQVQDNRAGKTGKRGNMKLLWTGLLILTLLVLSACGQESSNSAKIVEGKVNVVTTFYPVYAFTTAIGGEDANVINLLPTGVEPHDWTPKSQDIVNTSKAQLFFYNGAGLEGWVPNFLKSLNSDTQVKSVAVSEGVKLLTAEGDDGHGHGEEHEDEHADEHTDEATSEDVADHHIDPHTWVSPKSAMIMAENIKNSLIEADPDHKAGYEQRYEALRSKLETLDQRFTDELATVPNNEIVVSHQAFGYLARDYGLTQHAIMGLSPDAEPTGQDIVKLAKLVKDEGIKYIFFEELVSDKLAKTLASEAGVETMVLNPVEGLTKEQATNGDDYFTLMEKNLQNLLIALK; from the coding sequence ATGACATTTTATAAAGTGCAACATCAAGTTCAGGATAACCGGGCTGGGAAGACGGGCAAAAGAGGGAACATGAAGTTACTGTGGACGGGTTTGCTTATTCTCACTTTGCTGGTATTGTCAGCGTGTGGGCAGGAAAGTTCCAATAGTGCGAAGATTGTGGAAGGCAAGGTAAACGTTGTGACGACATTTTATCCTGTATATGCTTTTACGACTGCAATCGGTGGTGAGGATGCCAATGTCATTAACCTGCTGCCAACGGGAGTAGAGCCGCATGACTGGACTCCGAAGAGTCAGGATATTGTTAATACGTCCAAGGCACAGCTGTTTTTCTATAATGGAGCTGGACTGGAAGGATGGGTGCCAAATTTCCTGAAGTCGCTGAATAGTGATACTCAGGTGAAGTCTGTTGCCGTCAGCGAAGGGGTTAAGCTGTTAACCGCTGAGGGTGATGATGGGCACGGTCACGGCGAAGAGCACGAAGACGAGCATGCAGATGAACATACAGATGAGGCTACCAGTGAAGATGTCGCTGATCATCATATTGATCCACATACGTGGGTTAGTCCGAAATCAGCCATGATCATGGCTGAAAACATCAAAAATAGCCTGATCGAGGCTGATCCTGATCACAAAGCAGGTTACGAACAGCGTTATGAAGCGCTTCGTTCGAAGCTTGAGACGCTGGATCAGCGTTTTACAGATGAATTGGCTACCGTACCGAACAACGAAATTGTTGTCTCGCACCAAGCGTTTGGCTACCTTGCACGTGATTATGGATTAACCCAGCATGCCATTATGGGACTTTCCCCGGATGCTGAACCGACAGGACAGGATATTGTGAAGCTTGCGAAACTGGTTAAAGATGAAGGCATTAAGTATATTTTCTTCGAAGAGCTGGTATCTGACAAATTGGCGAAAACACTGGCAAGTGAAGCAGGAGTGGAGACCATGGTTCTTAATCCGGTTGAGGGATTGACCAAGGAGCAGGCAACAAACGGGGATGATTATTTCACCCTCATGGAGAAAAATTTGCAAAATCTGCTGATCGCATTAAAATAA
- a CDS encoding metal ABC transporter ATP-binding protein codes for MQQIMPLCHDPIIEIEKLSFSYGDQRVIENLDFMAQERDFVGIIGSNGAGKTTLLRMLVGLLPPAQGDIKLFGESIRRFKDWDRIGYVPQKNAFNPLFPATVREVVMSGLYNNKNMFRRMSRKCQQQCTDAMQVMRIEDLANKRIGQLSGGQQQRVFLARALINHPDLLILDEPTVGIDAESQASFFELITHMHEHHRMTFLMVSHDMDRMESYLGSEAAVTNGKINFHVRHSHEVQDCAETNLQHTTAQVR; via the coding sequence ATGCAGCAAATCATGCCACTATGTCATGATCCAATTATAGAGATCGAGAAACTATCATTTTCCTACGGGGACCAGCGAGTGATTGAGAATCTCGATTTTATGGCCCAGGAGCGGGACTTTGTCGGGATTATCGGTTCCAATGGGGCGGGTAAAACGACATTGCTGCGCATGCTGGTAGGACTTCTTCCTCCTGCGCAGGGAGATATCAAACTATTCGGAGAGTCGATCCGCAGGTTCAAGGACTGGGACCGAATCGGGTATGTGCCGCAAAAGAATGCATTTAACCCGTTGTTCCCTGCGACCGTTCGTGAAGTGGTCATGTCAGGCTTGTATAATAACAAAAACATGTTCCGTCGTATGTCTCGCAAATGTCAGCAACAGTGCACGGATGCGATGCAGGTCATGCGGATCGAGGATCTGGCGAACAAACGAATTGGTCAATTATCCGGCGGGCAGCAGCAGCGTGTATTTTTGGCACGAGCACTTATCAATCACCCGGATCTGTTGATTCTGGATGAACCTACCGTAGGTATTGATGCTGAATCACAGGCCAGTTTCTTTGAACTGATTACCCATATGCATGAACATCACCGTATGACTTTTCTGATGGTGTCTCATGATATGGATCGAATGGAGAGTTATCTGGGTTCTGAAGCTGCGGTAACGAATGGCAAAATTAATTTCCATGTCCGTCATTCGCATGAGGTACAGGATTGTGCTGAGACCAATCTGCAACATACCACTGCACAGGTACGCTAG
- a CDS encoding metal ABC transporter permease yields MEILMSDFFQRALAGGLLIGITAPLIGLFLVLRRLSMIGDTLSHVTIAGVALGFLIEVYPIAVGLIFAVLASFAIEKLRKAYKSYAELSIAIIMSGGVALASLFFTLGKGYNADVMSYLFGSIYTLDATDLKLVGVVTLIVVIVVALLHKEFFLLSFEEDAAAVTGLPVRILNMLITVMTALVISTAIKIVGALLVSALLTIPVAVSLLMARSFKSAIILSVVIGEIAVVIGLVVAGIWNLAPGATIVLLLIMMLILTMIGKKGFRA; encoded by the coding sequence TTGGAAATATTAATGAGTGATTTTTTTCAGCGTGCCCTGGCGGGTGGGTTGTTAATTGGCATTACCGCTCCGTTAATCGGACTGTTCCTGGTCTTACGGCGGTTATCCATGATTGGAGACACCTTGTCTCATGTGACCATTGCCGGTGTTGCACTTGGATTCCTGATTGAAGTGTATCCCATTGCAGTGGGCTTGATATTTGCCGTGCTTGCTTCATTTGCGATAGAGAAATTGCGCAAAGCGTACAAGAGTTACGCCGAATTATCGATTGCCATTATCATGTCCGGTGGCGTGGCTCTTGCTTCCTTGTTCTTCACGCTGGGCAAAGGATATAATGCAGATGTCATGAGTTATTTGTTCGGCAGTATATATACGTTAGACGCTACGGATCTGAAGCTTGTCGGTGTGGTTACGCTGATCGTGGTGATTGTAGTGGCATTGTTACATAAGGAATTTTTCCTGCTTAGCTTTGAGGAAGATGCGGCAGCGGTTACAGGGTTGCCTGTGAGAATTCTGAACATGTTGATCACTGTGATGACAGCACTTGTCATAAGCACGGCGATCAAGATTGTCGGTGCGCTTCTGGTGTCAGCGCTATTGACCATTCCGGTAGCAGTCAGCCTGTTGATGGCCCGAAGTTTTAAATCCGCTATTATTTTGTCCGTGGTGATTGGCGAAATTGCCGTAGTCATTGGACTGGTTGTAGCAGGTATCTGGAACCTCGCACCTGGAGCAACGATTGTATTACTGCTGATCATGATGCTGATTCTGACGATGATTGGAAAAAAAGGGTTCCGAGCCTGA
- a CDS encoding cytochrome c biogenesis CcdA family protein, producing the protein MPDVNVWMAFVAGLVSFISPCCLPLYPSYLSYITGMTVQQLKDDRNQREVRFKTMTHTLAFILGFSAVFYSLGLGAGLFGQFFNDNRELIRQLSAILIMLMGLFLLGVFKPQFLMKERKLDMKWKPAGYLGSFIFGIGFSAGWSPCIGPILTAIIAMAASEPTTWLALITGYTAGFAIPFFILAFFIGSTRWILRYSNVMMKVGGALMLFLGVLLFTDQMTKITIWLQQITPDWMII; encoded by the coding sequence ATGCCTGATGTTAATGTATGGATGGCTTTTGTAGCAGGTTTGGTCTCATTTATATCACCATGTTGTCTTCCGCTGTATCCATCATACCTCTCCTACATTACAGGTATGACGGTGCAACAATTGAAGGATGACCGCAATCAGCGCGAAGTCCGCTTTAAGACCATGACGCATACGCTGGCGTTTATTTTAGGCTTCTCGGCTGTATTTTATTCGCTTGGCCTTGGTGCTGGACTATTTGGCCAATTTTTCAATGATAACCGAGAACTGATTCGGCAATTGTCTGCGATTCTGATTATGCTTATGGGGTTATTTTTGCTTGGGGTGTTCAAGCCGCAGTTTCTGATGAAGGAACGCAAGCTGGATATGAAATGGAAGCCTGCAGGATATCTGGGCTCTTTTATATTTGGGATTGGTTTCTCAGCAGGATGGTCGCCTTGTATTGGTCCCATTCTAACAGCGATCATTGCGATGGCTGCGAGTGAGCCCACAACCTGGCTGGCGCTGATTACAGGTTATACGGCAGGGTTTGCCATACCGTTCTTCATTTTGGCGTTTTTCATTGGTTCGACACGCTGGATCTTACGGTATTCCAATGTCATGATGAAAGTCGGCGGAGCATTAATGTTGTTCCTTGGGGTATTGCTTTTTACAGATCAGATGACGAAGATTACCATCTGGTTGCAGCAGATTACACCAGACTGGATGATTATTTAA
- the splB gene encoding spore photoproduct lyase, translating to MSTSVASPPVRKAKGTKPFIPDLVYFEPGALEYDKGKRIMEWVTSKNIPYQMTTSHNRITNLPGETEQEKYRMAKRTLVVGVRKTLKFDQSKPSAEYAIPISTGCMGHCHYCYLQTTLGAKPYVRVYVNTEEIIQAAKGYIEERAPEITRFEAACTSDPVGLEHITENLSDLIRFMADEEYGRLRFVTKYHHVDPLLNLKHNGHTRIRFSVNSDYVIKNFEPATSRFEERIEAAGKIAHAGYPLGFIIAPIMWYEGWEEGYSELLQKLADTLPEEATKDLTFEMIQHRFTKTAKATIEKRYPKTKLEMDIEKRKMKWGRWGQYKYVYKDDQQDALREFITERIFEHFPLANIDYFT from the coding sequence GTGAGTACAAGTGTAGCCTCACCGCCAGTTCGTAAAGCAAAAGGCACTAAACCCTTTATTCCCGATTTGGTGTATTTTGAACCCGGTGCGTTGGAATATGATAAAGGCAAACGGATTATGGAATGGGTCACATCCAAAAACATCCCTTATCAAATGACCACATCCCATAACCGTATCACAAACTTGCCGGGTGAAACCGAACAAGAAAAATATCGGATGGCAAAGCGTACTCTGGTCGTTGGTGTACGCAAAACACTTAAGTTCGACCAGTCGAAACCTTCAGCGGAATATGCCATTCCCATTTCTACAGGCTGTATGGGGCACTGCCATTATTGTTATCTTCAAACTACACTTGGTGCGAAACCTTATGTCCGTGTCTATGTTAATACCGAGGAGATCATTCAGGCTGCAAAAGGATACATCGAAGAACGCGCGCCTGAAATCACACGATTTGAAGCCGCCTGTACGTCTGATCCCGTAGGACTCGAGCATATCACGGAGAACCTAAGTGACCTGATCCGCTTTATGGCGGATGAAGAATACGGGCGCTTGCGATTTGTAACCAAATATCATCACGTTGATCCGTTGCTGAATCTTAAACATAACGGCCACACCCGTATCCGGTTTAGTGTCAATTCGGATTATGTCATCAAAAACTTTGAACCGGCTACCTCCAGATTTGAGGAACGCATTGAAGCTGCTGGCAAAATTGCACACGCTGGTTATCCCCTGGGATTCATTATCGCTCCGATTATGTGGTATGAAGGCTGGGAAGAAGGATACTCGGAGCTGTTGCAGAAACTGGCAGATACACTTCCAGAGGAAGCAACCAAGGATCTTACCTTTGAGATGATCCAGCACCGTTTTACCAAAACGGCCAAAGCGACCATTGAAAAGCGATATCCCAAAACCAAGCTGGAGATGGATATCGAGAAACGCAAGATGAAATGGGGCCGCTGGGGCCAGTATAAGTATGTGTATAAGGATGACCAGCAAGATGCGCTGCGCGAATTCATTACGGAACGGATCTTTGAACATTTTCCACTAGCCAATATTGATTACTTCACCTAA
- the mntR gene encoding transcriptional regulator MntR — protein MPTPSMEDYLERIYKLIDEKGYARVSDIAEGLEVHPSSVTKMIQKLDKDEYLIYEKYRGLVLTPKGKKMGKRLMERHHLLEQFLTTIGVQEQNIYNDVEGIEHHLSWDSITCIESLVEYFRQDESRLRDLKNLQDVMSNTES, from the coding sequence ATGCCAACGCCCAGTATGGAAGATTATTTGGAGCGTATATACAAATTAATTGATGAAAAGGGCTATGCTCGTGTGTCTGATATAGCTGAAGGACTGGAAGTACATCCTTCATCGGTGACGAAGATGATCCAAAAGCTGGACAAAGACGAGTATCTGATCTATGAAAAGTACCGCGGACTGGTGCTTACACCAAAAGGCAAAAAGATGGGCAAACGTTTGATGGAGCGCCATCATCTGCTTGAACAATTTTTGACAACGATTGGTGTTCAGGAACAAAATATCTACAATGATGTTGAAGGCATTGAACATCATCTGAGCTGGGACTCCATTACATGCATCGAGTCCTTGGTTGAATACTTCCGTCAGGATGAGAGCCGGTTGCGTGACCTCAAAAATCTTCAGGACGTCATGAGTAATACGGAGTCTTAA
- a CDS encoding family 10 glycosylhydrolase, protein MNVRKGLMLLLIFVLGLQTAGMTAQAAGQKEIAIFLDGNRLESDVSPYILPKVNVTMVPLRVISEGLGASVLWSQATRTVTIQKSDSVISMTSGRQQATVDNAVVGLDASVELKQGRVMVPIRFVSENLGIRVNWNQSAQTIDLYTGDESVPTPEPTPATPAEPGGTGTVPASEEMRGAWISTVNGDWPTSGAKGNVEKQKQEYTKQLDTLQGMGINAVFVQVRANGDAIYPSGLVPWNSVLTGTQGKDPGYDPLAFMVEEAHKRGLEFHAWFNPFRATNSASTSNLAANHISKLHPDWIVNASGKLYINPGIPEARQHIIDTIMEVVNQYDIDGVHLDDYFYPSNVTFNDDAAFKTYNTLNTKDRAEWRRDNINQFVKQLGQSIHSVKANVEYGISPFGVWRNKSVDLTGSDTKAGVTAYDSMNADVRTWINQEWIDYVAPQVYWSMTLSVARYDKVVDWWANEVANTNVKLYIGHSPYKLGTPEIGWQTSQEIIDQLNYNKKYGSVKGDIFFSSQYLTKNPLGLIAKLKAYYGL, encoded by the coding sequence ATGAACGTTCGTAAAGGATTGATGCTGCTGCTCATTTTTGTACTTGGATTACAGACAGCAGGCATGACAGCACAAGCAGCCGGGCAGAAGGAAATCGCTATTTTTCTAGACGGCAACCGTTTGGAATCGGATGTATCACCCTACATCTTGCCCAAAGTAAATGTAACGATGGTACCTCTGCGTGTTATTAGCGAAGGACTGGGTGCGTCTGTTTTATGGTCTCAAGCTACTCGTACCGTGACCATTCAGAAATCCGATTCGGTCATCTCTATGACAAGCGGGCGCCAGCAGGCGACCGTGGATAACGCTGTAGTTGGTCTGGATGCATCGGTCGAATTGAAACAAGGTCGGGTCATGGTACCCATTCGATTTGTCAGTGAGAACCTTGGCATTCGAGTGAACTGGAATCAGTCAGCCCAGACTATTGATCTGTACACAGGAGACGAATCAGTCCCAACTCCTGAACCAACCCCGGCAACCCCAGCGGAGCCTGGAGGCACGGGCACTGTACCAGCTTCTGAAGAGATGCGGGGAGCCTGGATTTCCACAGTGAATGGAGACTGGCCTACATCCGGTGCCAAGGGAAATGTAGAGAAGCAAAAACAGGAGTATACAAAACAGCTAGATACTTTGCAAGGTATGGGCATTAATGCCGTATTTGTCCAAGTGAGAGCCAATGGGGATGCCATCTATCCTTCAGGTCTGGTACCTTGGAACAGCGTATTAACAGGAACACAAGGTAAAGATCCAGGTTATGATCCCCTCGCGTTTATGGTCGAGGAAGCACACAAACGAGGTCTTGAGTTCCACGCCTGGTTTAATCCGTTTAGAGCAACGAACTCAGCGAGTACATCGAACTTGGCTGCAAATCACATCTCGAAGCTTCATCCCGACTGGATTGTGAATGCATCCGGCAAATTGTACATTAACCCGGGCATCCCGGAAGCCAGACAGCATATTATCGATACGATCATGGAAGTGGTCAATCAGTATGATATTGATGGCGTACATCTGGATGATTATTTCTATCCGTCCAATGTGACTTTTAATGATGATGCAGCCTTCAAAACTTACAACACATTGAATACCAAAGACCGTGCTGAATGGCGTCGGGACAATATCAATCAGTTTGTTAAGCAGCTCGGGCAGAGCATTCACAGCGTGAAAGCTAACGTTGAATATGGAATTAGTCCATTTGGTGTATGGCGTAACAAATCTGTTGATCTGACAGGTTCTGATACCAAAGCAGGAGTAACCGCGTATGACAGCATGAATGCAGATGTGCGGACATGGATTAACCAAGAGTGGATCGACTATGTCGCTCCGCAGGTGTATTGGAGTATGACATTGAGCGTAGCCCGATACGACAAAGTCGTGGACTGGTGGGCGAATGAAGTGGCTAACACAAATGTAAAATTGTATATCGGTCACTCTCCTTATAAGTTAGGTACGCCGGAAATTGGCTGGCAGACTTCACAGGAGATCATCGATCAGCTGAACTACAACAAGAAGTATGGTTCGGTCAAAGGGGATATATTCTTTAGTTCACAATACCTGACGAAGAATCCTCTTGGCTTGATTGCCAAATTAAAAGCCTACTATGGTCTATAA
- a CDS encoding patatin-like phospholipase family protein yields the protein MLINAVFEGGGVKGISLAGAVQGAQDCGIQFNRVAGTSSGSIVAALLAAGYRAEEMKVIIENTPFVSLLRRSPIFNTRWIGPAARLFLKKGLYSGEALESWIRKMLEQKGIRTFADLPQGKLLITASDISNGTILVLPDDIRRFGIDPAKLDVAKAVRMSCSIPYFFDPVVIRKSPVFSKGLPFQDQFVYVVDGGLLSNFPLWLFDGDRSERRGDVIPVVGFKMVGKTEVEPARIKGPLSMLQALVETMLTAHDERYIEQINRFRTVKIPTLGIKPTQFHLSLQDSTALYRSGATAGNEFFNGWNMKMYDEQLDKQRKELRKKQAEAPPLIPV from the coding sequence GTGTTAATTAACGCGGTGTTTGAAGGTGGAGGCGTGAAGGGAATCTCACTTGCGGGAGCTGTGCAGGGTGCTCAAGACTGCGGCATTCAGTTTAATCGAGTGGCAGGCACATCATCCGGTTCCATTGTAGCTGCTCTGCTAGCGGCCGGTTACAGGGCCGAGGAGATGAAAGTCATTATTGAGAATACCCCCTTTGTTTCATTGCTGCGTCGTTCCCCCATATTTAATACCCGATGGATTGGACCCGCGGCAAGGCTGTTCTTGAAGAAAGGACTATATTCGGGAGAAGCGCTGGAATCATGGATTCGCAAGATGCTGGAGCAGAAAGGGATTCGCACATTTGCTGACTTGCCGCAAGGCAAGTTGCTTATTACGGCGTCCGATATATCCAATGGGACCATTCTGGTGCTGCCAGACGATATTCGGCGGTTCGGCATTGATCCTGCCAAGCTGGATGTTGCAAAAGCGGTACGTATGAGTTGCAGTATTCCATATTTTTTCGATCCGGTAGTCATACGCAAATCACCAGTATTCTCCAAAGGACTTCCTTTTCAAGATCAGTTCGTGTATGTCGTGGATGGTGGATTGCTTAGCAATTTTCCGTTGTGGCTCTTCGATGGTGATCGTTCGGAACGAAGAGGAGACGTTATTCCGGTTGTCGGATTCAAAATGGTGGGGAAGACGGAAGTGGAACCTGCCCGGATTAAAGGACCGCTAAGCATGCTTCAGGCCCTTGTGGAGACGATGCTCACAGCACATGATGAACGCTATATCGAACAGATTAACCGGTTTCGTACAGTGAAGATACCAACGCTTGGGATTAAACCAACGCAATTTCATTTATCGTTACAGGACAGCACAGCCTTATATCGATCAGGTGCAACCGCAGGGAACGAATTTTTCAACGGATGGAATATGAAAATGTATGATGAACAGCTGGACAAACAACGAAAAGAATTGCGCAAGAAACAAGCAGAAGCTCCACCTCTGATTCCTGTATAA